A single Oncorhynchus mykiss isolate Arlee chromosome 24, USDA_OmykA_1.1, whole genome shotgun sequence DNA region contains:
- the LOC110504060 gene encoding vascular endothelial zinc finger 1 isoform X6, with amino-acid sequence MEPSWSTFLFQSSVGPMVPGNPRRDYYTGIRQANEALHHQHQVAQNSLLPLLQSGGPEPVDQKPVMPILLDQKPPVSVAELLKDNVASGTGGGGGGGGGGGGPVVVVKKEPKSKTPFICGYCNKAFRDSYHLRRHESCHTGVKMVSRPKKTQTAPTMVPMISTVPQRENSGGQPSYISTIAGILTTATTSASTGSSIMSPTMVQQHQHQQQHHHHHHQQQSQPKKPAKPVKKNHGCEMCGKAFRDVYHLNRHKLSHSDEKPFECPICQQRFKRKDRMTYHVRSHDGGVHKPYICSVCGKGFSRPDHLSCHVKHVHSSERPFKCQVTACTSAFATKDRLRSHMIRHEGKVTCNICGKMLSAAYITSHLKTHGQASFNNPCNKGLSDWQWNHHSGLRKDSNNVHNSGSVTPVTNSAAITSAMNRGNASNPVTIAAQMNITTSTVNITSPINLQHPVTITGPMNIAHPVAITSGMPMNITGPLNIAMRPMDSMPFLSQVLPSSPPW; translated from the exons ATGGAACCGAGCTGGAGTACATTTTTATTCCAG TCTTCTGTAGGTCCCATGGTTCCAGGGAATCCACGTAGGGACTACTACACAGGGATCAGA CAGGCCAATGAAGCCCTGCATCACCAGCACCAGGTGGCCCAAAACAGCTTGCTGCCTCTCCTCCAGTCAGGAGGACCAGAACCTGTGGACCAGAAACCTGTGATGCCCATCCTCCTGGATCAGAAGCCCCCGGTCAGCGTCGCTGAGCTCCTCAAGGACAATGTGGCCAGTGGGACAGggggaggcggaggaggaggaggcggcggCGGTGGTCCCGTTGTAGTGGTGAAGAAAGAGCCCAAGTCCAAAACGCCTTTCATCTGCGGCTACTGCAACAAGGCCTTCCGGGACAGCTACCATCTCAGACGGCACGAATCCTGCCACACGGGCGTCAAGATGGTGTCTCGTCCCAAGAAGACACAGACGGCGCCCACAATGGTGCCCATGATCTCCACAGTGCCACAGCGTGAGAACAGCGGCGGTCAGCCCTCTTACATCTCCACCATCGCTGGCATCCTCACCACGGCCACAACCTCAGCCTCCACGGGCTCCAGCATCATGTCTCCCACCATGGTGCAGCAGCACCAGCATCAACAGcagcaccaccatcatcatcatcagcagcagAGCCAGCCCAAGAAGCCTGCCAAGCCAGTGAAGAAGAACCACGGCTGTGAGATGTGTGGCAAGGCCTTCCGTGACGTCTACCACCTGAACCGTCACAAGCTGTCCCACTCAGACGAGAAGCCCTTTGAGTGCCCCATCTGCCAGCAGCGCTTCAAGAGAAAGGACCGCATGACCTACCATGTGCGCTCACACGACGGGGGCGTTCACAAACCTTACATCTGCTCTGTCTGTGGGAAGGGCTTCTCCAG gCCTGACCATCTAAGCTGTCATGTGAAGCATGTTCATTCCTCAGAGAGACCCTTCAAATGCCAAGTAACG GCCTGCACCTCTGCTTTCGCCACCAAAGACCGCCTGCGTTCCCACATGATCCGACACGAGGGCAAGGTGACCTGCAACATCTGTGGCAAGATGCTGAGCGCTGCCTACATTACAAGCCACCTCAAGACCCACGGCCAGGCCAGCTTCAACAACCCCTGTAATAAAG GGCTAAGTGACTGGCAGTGGAACCACCACTCAGGGCTACGAAAAG ACTCTAACAACGTGCACAACTCCGGCTCAGTGACGCCCGTCACCAactctgccgccatcacctcggCGATGAACCGTGGCAACGCCAGCAACCCGGTAACCATCGCCGCCCAGATGAACATCACCACCAGCACGGTCAACATCACCTCTCCAATCAACCTGCAGCACCCAGTGACCATCACTGGGCCCATGAATATAGCCCACCCTGTGGCCATCACCTCTGGGATGCCCATGAATATAACCGGGCCGCTTAACATCGCCATGCGGCCCATGGATAGCATGCCTTTTCTCTCCCAGGTCctgccttcctcccctccctggtAG
- the LOC110504060 gene encoding vascular endothelial zinc finger 1 isoform X5 has translation MEPSWSTFLFQSSVGPMVPGNPRRDYYTGIRQANEALHHQHQVAQNSLLPLLQSGGPEPVDQKPVMPILLDQKPPVSVAELLKDNVASGTGGGGGGGGGGGGPVVVVKKEPKSKTPFICGYCNKAFRDSYHLRRHESCHTGVKMVSRPKKTQTAPTMVPMISTVPQRENSGGQPSYISTIAGILTTATTSASTGSSIMSPTMVQQHQHQQQHHHHHHQQQSQPKKPAKPVKKNHGCEMCGKAFRDVYHLNRHKLSHSDEKPFECPICQQRFKRKDRMTYHVRSHDGGVHKPYICSVCGKGFSRDIGRGQGECCRGQTAPEEMGLQCNSCSSQGQWPDHLSCHVKHVHSSERPFKCQVTACTSAFATKDRLRSHMIRHEGKVTCNICGKMLSAAYITSHLKTHGQASFNNPCNKDSNNVHNSGSVTPVTNSAAITSAMNRGNASNPVTIAAQMNITTSTVNITSPINLQHPVTITGPMNIAHPVAITSGMPMNITGPLNIAMRPMDSMPFLSQVLPSSPPW, from the exons ATGGAACCGAGCTGGAGTACATTTTTATTCCAG TCTTCTGTAGGTCCCATGGTTCCAGGGAATCCACGTAGGGACTACTACACAGGGATCAGA CAGGCCAATGAAGCCCTGCATCACCAGCACCAGGTGGCCCAAAACAGCTTGCTGCCTCTCCTCCAGTCAGGAGGACCAGAACCTGTGGACCAGAAACCTGTGATGCCCATCCTCCTGGATCAGAAGCCCCCGGTCAGCGTCGCTGAGCTCCTCAAGGACAATGTGGCCAGTGGGACAGggggaggcggaggaggaggaggcggcggCGGTGGTCCCGTTGTAGTGGTGAAGAAAGAGCCCAAGTCCAAAACGCCTTTCATCTGCGGCTACTGCAACAAGGCCTTCCGGGACAGCTACCATCTCAGACGGCACGAATCCTGCCACACGGGCGTCAAGATGGTGTCTCGTCCCAAGAAGACACAGACGGCGCCCACAATGGTGCCCATGATCTCCACAGTGCCACAGCGTGAGAACAGCGGCGGTCAGCCCTCTTACATCTCCACCATCGCTGGCATCCTCACCACGGCCACAACCTCAGCCTCCACGGGCTCCAGCATCATGTCTCCCACCATGGTGCAGCAGCACCAGCATCAACAGcagcaccaccatcatcatcatcagcagcagAGCCAGCCCAAGAAGCCTGCCAAGCCAGTGAAGAAGAACCACGGCTGTGAGATGTGTGGCAAGGCCTTCCGTGACGTCTACCACCTGAACCGTCACAAGCTGTCCCACTCAGACGAGAAGCCCTTTGAGTGCCCCATCTGCCAGCAGCGCTTCAAGAGAAAGGACCGCATGACCTACCATGTGCGCTCACACGACGGGGGCGTTCACAAACCTTACATCTGCTCTGTCTGTGGGAAGGGCTTCTCCAG GGATATCGGCAGGGGACAGGGAGAATGCTGCAGGGGCCAGACGGCACCAGAAGAGATGGGTCTCCAGTGTAACTCCTGCAGCTCCCAAGGCCAATG gCCTGACCATCTAAGCTGTCATGTGAAGCATGTTCATTCCTCAGAGAGACCCTTCAAATGCCAAGTAACG GCCTGCACCTCTGCTTTCGCCACCAAAGACCGCCTGCGTTCCCACATGATCCGACACGAGGGCAAGGTGACCTGCAACATCTGTGGCAAGATGCTGAGCGCTGCCTACATTACAAGCCACCTCAAGACCCACGGCCAGGCCAGCTTCAACAACCCCTGTAATAAAG ACTCTAACAACGTGCACAACTCCGGCTCAGTGACGCCCGTCACCAactctgccgccatcacctcggCGATGAACCGTGGCAACGCCAGCAACCCGGTAACCATCGCCGCCCAGATGAACATCACCACCAGCACGGTCAACATCACCTCTCCAATCAACCTGCAGCACCCAGTGACCATCACTGGGCCCATGAATATAGCCCACCCTGTGGCCATCACCTCTGGGATGCCCATGAATATAACCGGGCCGCTTAACATCGCCATGCGGCCCATGGATAGCATGCCTTTTCTCTCCCAGGTCctgccttcctcccctccctggtAG